The region AGCGTGATCGATTTCGCCACGGAAAAAGTCGTCTCGAACTGGCCAATTCCCGGTGGCGGCAGTCCAGACATGGGCAATGTGTCCGCCGACGGCAAGTATCTGTGGCTGTCCGGCCGTTTCGACGATGTGGTCTACCGCATCGATACGAACAGCGGCGACGTTGCCAAGGTGAAAGTCGGCCAGGAACCGCACGGCCTGACCGTGTGGCCGCAGCCGGGCCGCTATTCGCTTGGTCACACGGGCAATCTGCGTTAAGCGGGCGCCTGGCGCTCTCTGGAACAACGGTGCGGGATCTGCAGTTATGCTTGCCTAAAAGGCAATATTGGCGCATACTATATTTTCCATTCCACTACCTCCAGGGAGCACCATCATGATTCTTGATCACATTGGTTTGAATGTCAGCGATGCACAGGCCAGCAAGGCCTTCTTTTCGGCCGCCCTGGCGCCCTTGGGCGTGTCGGTGGTGATGGAAGAGCAGGGCTGGGTCGGCCTGGGCAAGGATGGCAAGCCCGATTTCTGGTTCGGCGTGGGCGGTGCGCCGCATGCCGGCATGCATCTGGCCTTCACGGCGGATAACCGTGCCCAGGTGGATGCGTTTTACCAGGCCGCGCTGGAAGCGGGCGGCAAGGATAACGGCGCGCCAGGCATCCGTGCCCTGTACCATCCGAACTACTATGGCGCTTTCGTGCTGGGGCCCGATGGTCACAATGTCGAAGCCGTCTGCCACCGTCCCGAACCCTGACACCGTTATTTTCTGAAGAGAGCAGCATGAAGCACAGCGCCACCCTGTTTGCCGACGATGCCGGCCGCTATGCCTACGTGAAAGCGGGTTTTTCCTGGCCGGCCCTGTTCCTGGGTTCGTTCTGGGCCGTCGCCAAGCGCCGCTGGTGGCTGTTGCTGCTCATGCTGGCGATGGATGCCTGCCTGTGGTTTGGTAGCCATCTGGCCACTGAACTGCGCATCGGCCCGATGATGCTGCTGATGGCCGCCGCGGAGCTCAGTTACCTGCTGGCGCGTGGCTGGTATGGCAACCGCTGGCTGGAAGCGTCGTTGCGCAGCCATGGCTACAAGCCCGTCGTGCTGGGCGCGGGCGCCGCTGCTTGAGCGTGCCTGGCACAGATTTTCCTTCCCGTCACTGACGTTTGCCAAGGGCAAGCCGTCCAGCCAAAACTTTCTGCGCAGCCGAGCGCACCTTTGATCCAGATCATCCCTCACCTGCGGTGCTCACGTAGCCTTGGGACTCGCGTTGCAAAGCATCTTCCCACCAACCGGATATGTTTTTTCGCGTTTCGTGGCGTAGCCCGGCCGTCTGCCTCACCGTTCGACAGCCGGTGGTGTCGCCATCTGTTTATGTCCACCCAACCGCTATTTAATGAGGAACTCCATGTATCCATATTCCCGTAGTGTTACCCCCGCCGCCAAAAACCACCTGGAAGCGCAACTGGCTTTCTTCAATGGCCTGTCGAAGTCCTTGTTTCAGTCGGTGCAGCACTTCAGCGACCTGAACATGCAACTGGCGCAAGGTTTGCTGGAAGAAACCACGGTCACCAGCCAGAACCTGCTGACGGTCGAGCGTGCTGAAGATGCGTTCCAGGTGGCTGCCGCCTCGGGCCAGCCAGCCGCCGAGCAACTGCGCAAGTACCAGCAACAGGTGTCGCGTCTGGCAGCCGATACGCAGGTCGAACTGGCCAACGTGGCAGAGCGTCATGTGAATGAAACGAGCCGTACCGCCAAGGCCCTGGCCGAAGAAGTCGCCCGTACTGCTTCGGAAGAAACGGAGAAAAACGTGCGCAAGCAGCAGGAAGCGATGCAGCGCATGGCCGAACCGTTCCAGGCCTATCAGCAAAACGGCGCCAGCCGCGACCAGCAGCGTGGTGCGCAAAGCCGTGACGGTCAAAGCCTGCAAAGCGCCAGCCATCAGGGCAGCCAGCAGTCGGCCGGCAGCGAAAGCTCGGCCAGCGGCAGCGCCTCGCAAGCGGGCTCTGCACAAAACAAAAGCAGCAGCGCCAGCCGTAAAGAGTAAGCACGAGGCTGCTTGCAGCTAAGCCGCATCGCAAGGGCCGAGCCTTGATATGCGGCTAGCCATGCGGCCAACTGGCACGCAATATCGTGCGTATTGGTCTGGGCAGAGCGCCCGCCGTTCACGGGGCGGGCGTTTTGTCGTATGCGTGCAGTTCAGGGGCTGGCGTGGCCGTGCCCGCTGAGCGGGACGGCAAGGCTATGCTTGCCGGCAAGGCCTTGGTTGGCACGTCTGCGGGCAAATCTGCGGACAAGAGCGCCGACGAGACCGCGTCACCGGTGCCGCTGTTGGCATCGATAAAAGCGCTGACGGCGTCCAGGGTGGGCGCCAGCCTGCGCAAGGGACTGGCCAGCGTGGCAACCAGGGTGGCGTGGCCCACGTGGTCGAAATAGGTTTCCGTCACGGGCCTGGAAAGCGCGCGCAAGGCCTGGGCCAGGCCGCCCGTGTTGCGTTGCGGATCGACCAGTTTATCCTGTCCGGGCAAGGGGGCGATCAGCAGGGCGGGCGGGGCCTCGGCCGTCACGTGATGGATGGGTTGCGAAGCGGCGGGCGTGTCCGGGTAAAAGAAAACGGGCCGCGTGGTGGTGTTTTCAATGGGCAAAAAATCATAGGGGCCGGCCAGGCCTATCCAGCCCCGCAAGTCGTGCGGGCGCATGCCGTGGCGCGCCAGCAGGCTGGCGTCGAGCGCCACCATCGCCGCATTGTAGGCGCCGGCGCTATGGCCCATGATGAACAGGCGCGCCGGGTCGCCGCCATGGCGGCTGGACTCCATCGCGGCCCAGGCCACGGCGCGGGCCGCATCCTGCAAAATCTCGGGGTAATGCACGTCCGGATACAGCCGGTAGTCGGCGATCACGGCCAGGTAGCCGCGCGCCGCGAGTGCGTGGCCAACGAAGGCATAGTCGGCGCGCTCGCCCGTCGTCCAGTTGCCGCCATAAAAGAACACCACCACGGGCACCGGTCCCTTGCGCACTTTTGGAGCGTAGACATCGAGCTTTTGCCGCGGCAAGGGGCCGTAGGCCAGGCCGCGCGTCACTTGCGAGGCGCTGCCGGACGACAAGGCATTGATGGCAATCAAGGGTGAGCAGGCGGCCAGGCCGGCAGCCAGCGGGATGGCCCCCAGCACGCCGAGCAGAGTGGTGCGCAGGATCGT is a window of Janthinobacterium rivuli DNA encoding:
- the phaP gene encoding phasin family protein (Members of this family are phasins (small proteins associated with inclusions such as PHA granules). Note that several different families of phasins have been named PhaP despite very little sequence similarity to each other.), whose amino-acid sequence is MYPYSRSVTPAAKNHLEAQLAFFNGLSKSLFQSVQHFSDLNMQLAQGLLEETTVTSQNLLTVERAEDAFQVAAASGQPAAEQLRKYQQQVSRLAADTQVELANVAERHVNETSRTAKALAEEVARTASEETEKNVRKQQEAMQRMAEPFQAYQQNGASRDQQRGAQSRDGQSLQSASHQGSQQSAGSESSASGSASQAGSAQNKSSSASRKE
- a CDS encoding alpha/beta hydrolase: MTILRTTLLGVLGAIPLAAGLAACSPLIAINALSSGSASQVTRGLAYGPLPRQKLDVYAPKVRKGPVPVVVFFYGGNWTTGERADYAFVGHALAARGYLAVIADYRLYPDVHYPEILQDAARAVAWAAMESSRHGGDPARLFIMGHSAGAYNAAMVALDASLLARHGMRPHDLRGWIGLAGPYDFLPIENTTTRPVFFYPDTPAASQPIHHVTAEAPPALLIAPLPGQDKLVDPQRNTGGLAQALRALSRPVTETYFDHVGHATLVATLASPLRRLAPTLDAVSAFIDANSGTGDAVSSALLSADLPADVPTKALPASIALPSRSAGTATPAPELHAYDKTPAP
- a CDS encoding VOC family protein, whose translation is MILDHIGLNVSDAQASKAFFSAALAPLGVSVVMEEQGWVGLGKDGKPDFWFGVGGAPHAGMHLAFTADNRAQVDAFYQAALEAGGKDNGAPGIRALYHPNYYGAFVLGPDGHNVEAVCHRPEP